The Mesobacillus boroniphilus region AGCTGTGGACAAAGGCGGAAGCTTTATTTCCTTCTTTTGGGGCAGCAGATGTGTATGATGCCCGCCCGCTAGTAGAGCCGGTTACCATGTTTCAGGAAACCGAACAGCACAGCAAGGATCGGTTGATGCCAGGATTAATAGGCATATTGTTTGTTGTATTCTCGATATTCGTCATTGTGAAAGGAAGGAAACTGTGATGGTCAAAAAGCTTGGAGTTCTATTGATGATGTCGGTTGGGGTAGTATCGAGCTGCAGCAACAGTGCGATGGAACCAGAGGAAATCAACCCAGAAATTGATGTTTGCGATGTTTGCAATATGGGCCTTGCCCATGAGCATTATGCTACAGAAATTGTCACCGCCGATGGCGAAATATATAAGTTTGATGATATTGGCTGCATGAATGAATTCCTGGAAATGGAGACATCTCTTCAGGAAGAAAGTACAGCGAAAAAATATGTGCGCGACGTGGATACGGGCGAATGGATTGAACTGGAAAAAGCTTACAATGCTTACCATCCGGAGTTCTGGACACCGATGGCAAATGGTGTGGTCAGTTTCAAGGACAAGGAGAGCGCTGAAAACTATATAAAGGAACAGGGAATGGGTGAAGTGCTGGATTATAAGGCATTAAAGAAACATGATTGGAGCTGGGAGCGATGAGGCACATCGCGAGACAGCAGTTGACACTGATGATGAGAAGCCATTGGCTTGCCAGCTTTGGCTTATTGTTCTCATCCCTTGCCGTGCTGGTGGCGTTCCTTGGCAACACAGGCGGAACAGGGTTTGATGGGTTTAATAGGATGACGGCCAGCTTGCTGAATATCAACTTACTGCTGATTCCATTGCTGTCTTTGTTGATCGGCAGCCTGTTCCTGTCAGGTGAAAAGGAAGACCGAGGGCTAATGCTGCTGCTGACATATCCAATTTCACCATGGGCAGTTATCCTTGGGAAGTATACAGGCTTGTTTATTGCAATCTGGTCTGTCTTAACGTTTGGGTATGGTGCGGCATTGCTCGTCATCTTCTTCGTTGGCGGGGGAGTCTCTGTTTCTTTGCTGGTATTATTTTATGTGTATTCTATCCTGCTGGCGGCCATTTTCCTTTCGCTGGCGATGATGATTGGCATAATGGCCAAAACGCGGTTCCAGGCGCTGGGGATCAGCTTGATTGTCTGGGCCTATCTTGTCCTTTTCTATGAATTTATCATTATGGGGTTTAGCATGTTCATGATGAAGCAATGGCTGCTGCCAATGCTGACTGTGTCCATTTTTTTCAATCCGGTAGAGTTAATACGCGTCCAATCGATCCTGTCGCTGGATGGAGCATCAGTATTTGGGCCACGATTATATGATTTAACCATCTGGGCAGATGGATTGCTAGGCCAAACGCTGTTTATTCTTGCTGTTTTACTTTGGACGGTACTGCCTGTCCTATACTCTGTGTACAGGACTAAACGGGGGGTTGAGGATGAATAGCCAGGAATGGATCAGGATAGAAGGATTGGCAAAACATTATAGTCCGACAAAGAAGATTACTGAGATCAGTTTCTCAATCGCCAAGCCTGAAATCTTTGCACTCTGCGGTGGAAACGGTGCAGGCAAGAGTACATTGATCAAGATGCTTACAGGGATTATGAAGCCGACTGCGGGCATGGTATATATGGACGGTATGGAAGTTGAACCGCAAAGCAAAGGTTACAAAAAACTATTTTCCTATATGCCTGATGAAATGCTCTTTCCTCGCCAGCTGTCGGGGTTGGAAGTTTTGACTTTTTTCGCAAGATTAAGAGGAATAAGTGCTGGAAAAGTGACTGCAGCCCTCCAGCAGGTTGGGTTATTTGATGTACGGAATATGCAGATTAAACAATATTCCAAAGGAATGCAGCAGCGGCTTTCACTTGCACAGGCGCTGTTGCCAGATGTCCCGCTGCGAATTCTCGATGAACCAACTAATGGACTAGATCCACTCTGGGTGTACCGCTTCAAGGAGATTATCCTGGAAGAAAAGCGACAGGGCAGGACGATTTTCTTTACTACACATATCCTTAGCCTGGTCGAGGAATTGGCCGATAGAGCTGCGTTCATGCAGGAGGGGCAATTGCAGCATTGTGATTCAGTGAAATCACTAGTACAAAAAAACGGTGTCTATACGCCACTTGAAAAAGTTTTCTTTCATTAGTCCTAATGCGTAAGCGACCTAAATACGACGTAAAAACTCCCGGTGTTGAATTTCACACCGGGAGTTTATTATCTACGGTTATTACAAAATATCCTCCATCAATGGCCACTTTCCTCTTCGCTTTCTCCGTCCATTTCCTTGTCATCCATATCCATATCCATGCTGTCACCATTCATCTTCATTTTTTTCATATAGCGTTCGTTTGCGATTTGGTCGATTTGCTCCCATGTTGCCATAGCAGGATTCTTGTCGCTGTTTTCTGAAATGAATTTCTCGGCGCTTTCGTTGTCCTTGAAGAAAGCGTAGCCGTATTTCATAGGGGTTTTAAGGTCTGCTTTTACAGGAATTGCGGAATCTGCATCGATCCATTCAGATGTTATATAATCACGCACCCATTTTTCCTCGAATTCAACGTCATCACGTCTTGGGATATTCACTAGACAGCCTGAGTCGTCAAAGAATACATACTCTCCATCTTTCATTTTTGCCTGAGCTGTGAAAACGCCCATTGGGTTAGCTTCCGTATATACCTTCATATTGCAGAAAGCACAAACATCATCAGCACCTGGTTCGTGTGGGCCATCTGCATGGTCATCCTCCTCGTGTTTCACCTCTGTTGCTGCAGTTTCTTGACTGTCTTTTTTCTCGTTTTCGCCAGCTTCATCACCGCAGGCAGAAACAATTGTCATTAAAAAGAATGCCATCATAATAGCAAAAAATTTCTTCATTCAAATCTCCTCCTTTGATCGAATTTAATCCTATCAGGGAGTTGTGATTAAAATGCGAAAAATCAGTGGGATAAGCGTGAGAAGCACACTATTTTTATGACGATTTTGTGAAAAATCTCCAAGCTTTTTGAATATTGTATACCAGTGGTTTTAAGTACTCAATCAAATATTAATAAAGTTGTGTATATTCAGATAAAGGTTTAAAATTTAAGTGTAAGCTATATTTTGGAAATAGAGAGGTGCGCAACATGGACGAAAAAGAGGGTCTTATTTTAAAGCTGATAAAAGAGGATCCGTTCATTTCACAGATTGATCTTGCTTCGAAAACAGATTTATCGCGTTCAGCAGTTGCCGGCTATATTTCTTCTTTAATAAAACAAGGAAAGCTTGTAGGACGGGCGTATATTTTACCGGGAAGGCGCCAGGTGCTGTGTGTGGGAGGCGCGAATGTCGACCGCAAAATATGGCCGAAGGGTGTTCTTGAGCTGCGTACTTCGAACCCGGCTGAAAGCTCAAAGTCATGCGGAGGAGTTGCCAGGAATATCGGGGAGAACTTGGGAAGGCTTGGAAGTGATGTCAGCATACTGACGGTTGTCGGTGATGACCATGAAGGCCAATGGCTAATGGAATATACAAAGGCTTTTGCAGATATAACGCCATCAGAAACTCTTCAGGGACAGTCTACGGGAGCGTATACGGCGGTACTGGACCACGAGGGGGAAATGACAGTAGCGTTAGCAGAAATGTCAATCTATGAATTTATCACACCTGAATTCCTGGACCGTAAGTGGAATTATTTTGCTTCATCAGATTTCGTTATGCTGGATACTAATTTCCCGGCGGGCGTTCTTGAAAGGATTATTGAACGTTGCCATAAGGAAAACATTCAGCTATGCATTACTCCCGTTTCATCTCCGAAAGCGAGAAAGCTGCCGGAGGATTTAACAGGGGTGACCTGGCTGATTGCCAATAAGGAAGAGGCAGAAGCCATTTCCGGGATTAGTATCAACAATGAAGGTGACTTCTTCAAGGCAGCAGAGCTGATTATACATAAAGGTGTGGAGAAGGTTGTCATCAGCCGCGGAGACAAAGGTCTGATTTATTTTACCTCGAAAGGCGAAGCTGGCGTCCTGATTCCCCCGGCGATTTCTGTTATTGATGTAACTGGAGCAGGAGATTCGCTTGTTGCAGGAATCATATATGCCCATTTGAATGGCATCCAAACAGAGGATGCCTGCAAGATTGGCATGGCCTGTTCAATCCTGACGCTGCAATCAATCGAAACTGTAAATCCGATTTTGAATAATAAACAATTGCTAGACACATATAAACAAAACTTTAAATAAGCGAGGTACTCCATGCTGGAAAAGTGGCTAGAATATTCACAAGCAGTAATCGAAGCAAAAAAAGCAGGCAAACCGGTCGTTGCCCTGGAATCTACGATCATTTCACATGGGATGCCTTATCCACAGAATGTCAAGACAGCGAGGGAAGTAGAGCAAATCATCCGTGAAAATGGAGCAGTACCTGCAACCATTGCCATACTGGATGGGAAAATAAAAGTTGGCTTGTCAGATGAAGAACTTGAGTACCTGGGGCAGAGCAAAGATGTTGAGAAAGCGAGCCGGCGGGATTTGCCGTATTTGTTATCTGCAAAGAAAAATGGGGCGACAACGGTGGCAGCAACGATGATTTGCGCAGAGCTTGCGAAGATTGAAGTGTTTGTGACCGGCGGAATAGGCGGAGTTCATCGAGAAGCAGAAACTACGATGGATATATCCGCAGACCTTCAGGAGCTTGCAAAAACAAATGTCGCGGTTGTATGTGCCGGCGCAAAATCAATTCTTGACCTTGGCCTGACGCTTGAATACCTTGAAACTCAGGGAGTTCCTGTTATAGGCTATCGGACAGACTCACTGCCAGCCTTCTACACACGAACAAGTCCATTCCATGTTAACTTCCGGCTTGATACACCAGAATCTATAGCAGAGATGATCCAAACCAAATGGGAGCTGGGACTTGATGGAGGAATCGTCGTCGCTAATCCAATTCCAGAAGAAGACGCAATGGAAGAGAGCTTGATCGCAAATGTGATTGAAAAAGCACTGGGTGAAGCCAGGGATAAACAAATCGGCGGCAAGCAGGTAACTCCATTCCTTCTTGGAAAGGTCAAAGAATTAACAGATGGAAAAAGCCTTGTGGCGAATATCGCACTTGTGAAAAATAATGCGAGGGTGGGGGCAAAGATTGCAGCCAGCCTGGCCAAACAGAGAATCAGCCTATAAGGCTGGTTCTTTTTTTAGGATTTTTTCGTAACATTACAGTTTTGAAAAAGGAGATCAAAGCCTTTAAAAACATAATACAAGGGCGTACGAAAAGCGACACTCATACGAAAATATTTGTTCTAAAGTGCTGTTTTGCATTGTAATTTATATAAATGCCTTTACCTACTTATCCTGATTGCTCCGGCTCTTAAACTTCATGAAATCCAGGTAATAAGCAAAATCTTCTTTGCTGATTCCGTTTTTTATGGCTTCATCTATGAGTCCAGCCCATTCCTCATCAACAGGCATCCTTGCAACTTTCATGTTTTGCTGTCCCATCAAATACTCAACAGTTGTATCCAGGTTGTTTGCCAGACGGGACAAAACCTGAAGCGAAGGATTTCCCTGGATCCCTCTTTCGATGTAACTGAGATAGGATTTGGACACATTCGCTTTTTCAGAGAGTTCACTAATGGAATACTTTTTTTCAAGCCTCAAACTTTTAATTCTCTCGCCGACCTTCATCTTCATATGGCAATCTCCTTTAATTTCAATTATTATTCATTATAACGAACAAATAAGTTCTTTTAAAAATACAAAAAACTGAGATAAACGGAGTATTTTCTTAAAAAAGAACGGTTATTGTTCTTTTTTAAGAAAATTAGCCATATTTTAGACTTTTTCAGGAATGATGCAAATGGACTATACTCGAATGGAATAAAGTAAGTAAGAACTATGTAAAGGGGCTGGATGGCCGTGTACAGAAAAAATTGTGATCGTTGTAACCGTCCTTCGTTTAGCAGCAGTGAGGTTGGGGAGTGGCTGTGCCCGATATGCGGAAATGATTTAACGAGATACCCGTTCTTTAATGCCATCAGTCTTGAAAAAGTTGTGACTTTAACTCGCCGGAAAAAGAATCTGTATAAAAAAAACAGCCAGCCATAGAATCATTATCAAATTTATGGGGGTTATTTTTAAAAAAGAATTCAACAATTAGAGATATAATATGACAAATATCCTTGCTTAAATGGTTTAAATTTTCAGATAAAAGGACTTTCACTCTGTGATTTTGTAATTGTTTGGAAAAAAAGAGGAAAAATCCTTATATAGTTGCCGACAAATAGTTACATGTTAAATATATAGAACAAGGTACAATGACATTGGGACTTAAAAAGTGAGTATAGAGATTCAGAAAAAGGCAAACTTGTTGAAAAACTAGGACGCAAAGTTACGGATCTAAGGTGCAAAGTACTATGATGGCCGGACTGCCTGGAATACTAACTGTATTTTGGGGGGAAGAACTTGATTAAAGAGCAGGTAGTTTTTGAAGAACTGGATACAGAATGGATGCAGCTTATATTAGAAGCATTAGAGATGGGAATTAACAAAGAAGAAATCAGGGAGTTTTTAACGAAGACTAACAAGTAGTAAAAGAAATTCAATACATAGACAAAAGAAGTGTGATCGAGCAGCTCTTATGGAGGTGCTTTTTATTTTTTTCTATTAATGAAAATAAAAATGGACAGCGAAGGCTGTCCATTGAAATTTATTTATTGTGTAGTCTCCATTTATTGAATTCCAGAAACTCACGAAACTGGTCTTTTGTGATACCTGAATCCATTGCTTCTTTTACAAGGTGGACCCAATCGGAATCCATATTTTCTTTGTCGGGTTGTTCATGAATTAGATGGTCTACTGGGACATTCAGTACTCCAGCTATCTTTTCTAAAAACTGGATTGAAGGATTTGTTTGAAGATTTCGCTCCAGGGAACTCAAATAGGATTTTGCCACGCCAGCTTGTTCTGCCAATTCAGATAAGGACATTTTTTTTTCTTGTCGAAATTTTTTGACGCGTTCACCGATCACTTTTATCCACACACCTTATCAATTTATAGTTATATCATAACAAATCTGATAAAATAGTTCCATATTAAGAACAACTTATAGAACAATTATAACCAACCTTAAAGTCCTTTTGGTCCACTTTTATAAAAAAATATGTTGGGAAAAATCTCGATGCTTTTATATCGGTCTTTGTTATTAAGAATTGTACATTATTTTATGAAGATTGTTTGAAAAATACAAACGCAATTGTCATTTGTGTTCAAAAGGATATTAAAAAGGTAAAATAGTAGCAATCAGACAAGGTACGGGTGATGTGTATGCAGAAAAAGTATTTATTGATCTACGAAGAAATTTCCAAACAGATCCAGGAAGGTCATTATCCTCCTAAAACGATTTTGCCATCTGAAAATGATTTTGCGGATATGTATCAAACGTCCAGGGAAACCATTCGTAAAGCACTGAATCTTCTTGCGCAAAATGGATTCATCCAAAAAATCCGCGGTAAAGGTTCTCTTGTTCTCGATTTGAAAAGACATCAATTTCCGATTTCCGGATTGATCAGTTTTAAAGAACTGGCGGAGAACATGGGCGGAAAGGCGAAAACGACCGTAGAAGAGTTCACTCTCGAAATGGCAGGACGGGATATAGCCAGGGAATTGAATATTGACGATGATGAAAAGGTTTGGAAGGTAAAAAGAGTGAGGCATATTGATGAAGAACGGGTCATACTCGATAAGGATTTTCTCGTAGAAAGGCATGTGCCAGGACTGTCACGTGAGATTTGTGAAAACTCGATATTTGAGTATATAGAAAAGAAACTTGAGAAAAAAATCAGCTTTGCGAAAAAGGAATTCACCGTAGAGGAACCAAGCCCGCAGGACAGGAAGCTCCTCGATATGGAAGGATTCCATGCGATCGTCATCGTGAAAAACTATATTTATTTTGACGATGCTACCCTGTTCCAATATACCGAGTCAAGGCACCGTCCTGACAAGTTCCGTTTCGTTGATTTTGCCCGACGTATGGATACCCGGTCTATATAAGAAAAAAGAAGCTGCCGTTGATGGCAGCTTTTATTTTTTAATGTTTCGGGTATTTCCCGACAAGATGGATGGCACTGATGATTCTTTTATTAATCCAGGCTCTGTTTTCCTGAGTATTAAGTTGTTCATAGACCATCTTCCGGCCATCTTCTGTAGTGACATAGTGACTTGGAAGAGTGTTCAGGCTGATGGCAATGATATCATTCCGGCACTTCTGGCAATTACAGAAGGTCTGATAATCAGGGCTCATCATCAACACATTGACAAGAGTGGAAACTACCTCTTCCATTACATTGACATATTTAAAATCCATGGTGCCTTCTCTCCCTATTGATGTCCTAAATTAAATTATAGTTGAATGACGGAAATATAAAATGATTTTTTTGTTTTCGATATAAGATGGGTCTATTTACCTGATTTAATACAAAATAATGGAACTTGTATTAAATGTTTCATAGCCGTAAGACAGGGAATTTTAAATAGTGGAGAATTTCTTAAAAGGAGTTGTTGAATCCATGGGTAAAAAAATTGCCTGTTTAATAACCGATTTATTTGAAGATGTAGAATATCTTGAGCCTTCGCGTGCTTTCACCGAAGCTGGTCATGAAGTAGTGACGATTGAAAAGGAACAGGGGAAAGCCGTAACTGGAAAGCAGGAAAAAGCCGAGGTTAAAATTGATGAAAGCATCGATAACGTCAAGCCGGAAGATTTCGATGCACTCTTCATCCCTGGAGGCTTCTCCCCGGACCAGCTGCGTGAAGACGAGCGATTTGTTGAATTTGCCAAGGCATTCATGGATGAGAAGAAACCGGTCTTCGCCATCTGCCATGGACCTCAGCTGCTGCTTACCGCAAAAACGCTTGAAGGCAGAGGAGCCACCGGCTATAAATCCATCCGCGTCGATATGGAATACGCCGGAGCAAAATACATGGACAAAGAAGTCGTCGTCTGCTGCAACCAGCTCGTGACCAGCAGGGAACCGAAGGATATCCCAGCGTTTAATCGAGAGGCACTTAAGATATTGCAATAGAGTTTAAGTTAGAAACCTTCTGCTGAGGCAGGAGGTTTTATTTTGGTTGCTTGTGACGGAAAACTGGAAAAAAACGCCTGGAATTTCCAGTTCGCCAATAAAATTTGATTTTCGCCAATAAGTTGTAGTTTTTCGCCAATAAAATAATTTTTTCGCCAATAAAAATAAATTATCGCCAATAAAATTGTGAACTCCGCCAAAAAATCAAAGGCGAAACTAATTTTGATGTTTAACACCTATACTTTTCGAACTTTTCTTAAGAAAAACAGCCAGATTAACGTTGAAATGAGCCATCATCCAGTTCATTTTGCGAAAATCTATGTATAAGATAATATAGAGGGTGAAATGAATCGGGGAGATGACGGAATGATTGTTTTAAAATCGGCACGTGAGATTGAAAATATGAAGGCAGCGGGCAAGCTGCTCGCTTCCGTGCATAAAGAATTGCGCAAACTGATTAAGCCGGGGGTAACCACTTGGGAAATTGACCAGTTTGTCGAGGATTATTTGAAAAAGCATGGAGCCACTCCTCAGCAGAAAGGCTACCGGAATTATCAATATGCAACATGCGCCAGTATCAATGATGAGGTCTGCCACGGATTTCCTCGAAAAGAGGCGCTGAACGATGGCGATATTGTCACAATAGATATGGTCGTCAACTTGAACGGTGCGCTGGCGGATTCGGCATGGAGCTATGGTGTTGGGAATGTGAGTGAACAAACTCAAAAGCTGCTTGAAGTTACAAAAGAGGCACTGTATCGCGGCATTGCTGCATCTGTACCAGGCAATCGAGTTGGCGATATCGGCCATGCGATTCAATCATATGTGGAAGTAGAAGGTTTTTCGGTTGTCCGTGAGTTCATTGGCCACGGCATCGGTGCGGTGATCCATGAAAAACCTGATATCCCGCACTATGGCTTGCCTGGAAAGGGACCAAGGCTGAAGGAAGGCATGGTGTTCACGATCGAACCGATGGTCAATATGGGCGAATGGAAAACGAAGATGGATAACAACGGCTGGACAGCCAGAACCGTAGACGGCAAGCTTTCCGCACAGTATGAACATACCATTGCGATTACTAAAGATGGTCCTGTCATTTTGACGGAACAGGAATAACAATGAATCGGGCTAAACATAAGTTTGGCCCGATTTTTATAAGAAATATGAAAAAAATTTTCAGCCTGATTACATAGCAATGAAAATCTTTTAGGAATCTATTCAAGGTTGCGAAATGAACCATTTGCTAAAATAATCGAATCAAAA contains the following coding sequences:
- a CDS encoding nitrous oxide reductase accessory protein NosL is translated as MVKKLGVLLMMSVGVVSSCSNSAMEPEEINPEIDVCDVCNMGLAHEHYATEIVTADGEIYKFDDIGCMNEFLEMETSLQEESTAKKYVRDVDTGEWIELEKAYNAYHPEFWTPMANGVVSFKDKESAENYIKEQGMGEVLDYKALKKHDWSWER
- a CDS encoding ABC transporter permease yields the protein MRHIARQQLTLMMRSHWLASFGLLFSSLAVLVAFLGNTGGTGFDGFNRMTASLLNINLLLIPLLSLLIGSLFLSGEKEDRGLMLLLTYPISPWAVILGKYTGLFIAIWSVLTFGYGAALLVIFFVGGGVSVSLLVLFYVYSILLAAIFLSLAMMIGIMAKTRFQALGISLIVWAYLVLFYEFIIMGFSMFMMKQWLLPMLTVSIFFNPVELIRVQSILSLDGASVFGPRLYDLTIWADGLLGQTLFILAVLLWTVLPVLYSVYRTKRGVEDE
- a CDS encoding ABC transporter ATP-binding protein, which encodes MNSQEWIRIEGLAKHYSPTKKITEISFSIAKPEIFALCGGNGAGKSTLIKMLTGIMKPTAGMVYMDGMEVEPQSKGYKKLFSYMPDEMLFPRQLSGLEVLTFFARLRGISAGKVTAALQQVGLFDVRNMQIKQYSKGMQQRLSLAQALLPDVPLRILDEPTNGLDPLWVYRFKEIILEEKRQGRTIFFTTHILSLVEELADRAAFMQEGQLQHCDSVKSLVQKNGVYTPLEKVFFH
- a CDS encoding nitrous oxide reductase accessory protein NosL, whose translation is MKKFFAIMMAFFLMTIVSACGDEAGENEKKDSQETAATEVKHEEDDHADGPHEPGADDVCAFCNMKVYTEANPMGVFTAQAKMKDGEYVFFDDSGCLVNIPRRDDVEFEEKWVRDYITSEWIDADSAIPVKADLKTPMKYGYAFFKDNESAEKFISENSDKNPAMATWEQIDQIANERYMKKMKMNGDSMDMDMDDKEMDGESEEESGH
- a CDS encoding carbohydrate kinase, whose product is MDEKEGLILKLIKEDPFISQIDLASKTDLSRSAVAGYISSLIKQGKLVGRAYILPGRRQVLCVGGANVDRKIWPKGVLELRTSNPAESSKSCGGVARNIGENLGRLGSDVSILTVVGDDHEGQWLMEYTKAFADITPSETLQGQSTGAYTAVLDHEGEMTVALAEMSIYEFITPEFLDRKWNYFASSDFVMLDTNFPAGVLERIIERCHKENIQLCITPVSSPKARKLPEDLTGVTWLIANKEEAEAISGISINNEGDFFKAAELIIHKGVEKVVISRGDKGLIYFTSKGEAGVLIPPAISVIDVTGAGDSLVAGIIYAHLNGIQTEDACKIGMACSILTLQSIETVNPILNNKQLLDTYKQNFK
- a CDS encoding pseudouridine-5'-phosphate glycosidase, which codes for MLEKWLEYSQAVIEAKKAGKPVVALESTIISHGMPYPQNVKTAREVEQIIRENGAVPATIAILDGKIKVGLSDEELEYLGQSKDVEKASRRDLPYLLSAKKNGATTVAATMICAELAKIEVFVTGGIGGVHREAETTMDISADLQELAKTNVAVVCAGAKSILDLGLTLEYLETQGVPVIGYRTDSLPAFYTRTSPFHVNFRLDTPESIAEMIQTKWELGLDGGIVVANPIPEEDAMEESLIANVIEKALGEARDKQIGGKQVTPFLLGKVKELTDGKSLVANIALVKNNARVGAKIAASLAKQRISL
- a CDS encoding helix-turn-helix domain-containing protein — translated: MKMKVGERIKSLRLEKKYSISELSEKANVSKSYLSYIERGIQGNPSLQVLSRLANNLDTTVEYLMGQQNMKVARMPVDEEWAGLIDEAIKNGISKEDFAYYLDFMKFKSRSNQDK
- a CDS encoding anti-repressor SinI family protein; its protein translation is MIKEQVVFEELDTEWMQLILEALEMGINKEEIREFLTKTNK
- a CDS encoding helix-turn-helix domain-containing protein, with the translated sequence MIGERVKKFRQEKKMSLSELAEQAGVAKSYLSSLERNLQTNPSIQFLEKIAGVLNVPVDHLIHEQPDKENMDSDWVHLVKEAMDSGITKDQFREFLEFNKWRLHNK
- the treR gene encoding trehalose operon repressor → MQKKYLLIYEEISKQIQEGHYPPKTILPSENDFADMYQTSRETIRKALNLLAQNGFIQKIRGKGSLVLDLKRHQFPISGLISFKELAENMGGKAKTTVEEFTLEMAGRDIARELNIDDDEKVWKVKRVRHIDEERVILDKDFLVERHVPGLSREICENSIFEYIEKKLEKKISFAKKEFTVEEPSPQDRKLLDMEGFHAIVIVKNYIYFDDATLFQYTESRHRPDKFRFVDFARRMDTRSI
- a CDS encoding late competence development ComFB family protein, translating into MDFKYVNVMEEVVSTLVNVLMMSPDYQTFCNCQKCRNDIIAISLNTLPSHYVTTEDGRKMVYEQLNTQENRAWINKRIISAIHLVGKYPKH
- a CDS encoding type 1 glutamine amidotransferase domain-containing protein; its protein translation is MGKKIACLITDLFEDVEYLEPSRAFTEAGHEVVTIEKEQGKAVTGKQEKAEVKIDESIDNVKPEDFDALFIPGGFSPDQLREDERFVEFAKAFMDEKKPVFAICHGPQLLLTAKTLEGRGATGYKSIRVDMEYAGAKYMDKEVVVCCNQLVTSREPKDIPAFNREALKILQ
- the map gene encoding type I methionyl aminopeptidase, coding for MIVLKSAREIENMKAAGKLLASVHKELRKLIKPGVTTWEIDQFVEDYLKKHGATPQQKGYRNYQYATCASINDEVCHGFPRKEALNDGDIVTIDMVVNLNGALADSAWSYGVGNVSEQTQKLLEVTKEALYRGIAASVPGNRVGDIGHAIQSYVEVEGFSVVREFIGHGIGAVIHEKPDIPHYGLPGKGPRLKEGMVFTIEPMVNMGEWKTKMDNNGWTARTVDGKLSAQYEHTIAITKDGPVILTEQE